From a single Podarcis raffonei isolate rPodRaf1 chromosome 10, rPodRaf1.pri, whole genome shotgun sequence genomic region:
- the USP15 gene encoding ubiquitin carboxyl-terminal hydrolase 15 isoform X7 produces MGLPKWEGVVEGVSPVAARRHSQHAARPAPAAAAAASAAAAPVTAAAAASPAAVTFAAAAAAGAAGLGDMAEGGAADLETQRSDIAALLKTALRKGDTWYLVDSRWFKQWKKYVGFDSWDKYQMGDQNVYPGPIDNSGLLKDGDCQSLKEHLIDELDYILLPTEGWNKLVSWYTLMDGQEPIARKADGYFQDSLHG; encoded by the exons ATGGGGTTGCCGAAGTGGGAGGGGGTCGTGGAGGGCGTTTCCCCGGTCGCCGCGCGGCGTCACTCCCAGCATGCAGCGCGGCccgctcctgccgccgccgccgctgcctccgccgccgccgctcctgtcaccgccgccgccgccgcctctcccGCCGCCGTCACTTTcgcagctgctgccgccgccggcgCCGCGGGGCTGGGAGACATGGCGGAGGGAGGCGCGGCGGACCTGGAGACCCAGCGCTCGGACATCGCGGCGCTGCTCAAGACGGCGCTCCGCAAGGGCGACACCTG gtATTTAGTGGATAGCCGCTGGTTCAAACAGTGGAAAAAGTATGTTGGATTTGACAGCTGGGACAAATATCAGATGGGAGATCAGAATGTTTATCCTGGTCCTATTGACAATTCTGGACTTCTCAAAG ATGGGGACTGTCAGTCTCTCAAGGAACATCTCATTGATGAGCTGGACTACATTCTTTTACCAACTGAAGGCTGGAACAAGCTGGTTAGCTGGTATACTCTTATGGACGGCCAGGAACCAATTGCACGCAAG GCTGATGGCTATTTTCAGGACAGTCTACATGGCTGA